TTTGATAACTGCCACGCCACCGCTTAGTTTTGCAAGGCGCTCTTGAAGTTTTTCTTTGTCGTAGTCGCTTGTAGTCTCGGCGATTTGAGCTTTTATTTGAGTTATTCTAGCGTCGATCGCTGACTTCTCGCCTGCACCATTTACGATAGTAGTGTTGTCTTTGTCGATAACCACGCTTGAAGCTTGTCCAAGGTCGTTTATAGTGGCACTCTCTAGTGTTCTGCCTAGCTCTTCGCTGATAACCTCGCCACCTGTTAAGATAGCGATATCTTCAAGCATCGCTTTTCTTCTATCGCCAAAACCAGGAGCTTTAACAGCTGAGATGTTTAGCACGCCACGAAGTTTATTTACAACAAGCGTTGCAAGTGCCTCACCCTCGATATCTTCAGCGATGATTAGAAGTGGTTTGCCACTCTTTTGTACTTGCTCAAGCACTGGAAGCAGGTCTTTTAAATTTGTGATCTTCTTGTCAAATAGCAATATGAATGGATTGCTTAGCTCAACTTGCATCTTTTCAGGGTTTGTGATGAAGTATGGGCTTAGATATCCGCGGTCAAACTGCATACCCTCAACAACGCTTAGCTCGTCTTGGATAGACTTTGCCTCTTCTACTGTTATGACGCCATCTTTGCCGACTTTCTCCATCGCATCAGCGATAAGCTTGCCGATGCTCTCGTCTGAGTTTGCAGAGATAGTAGCGATCTGAGCGATCTCCTTTGAGCCAGAAACTTTTTTAGAGATGTTTTTTAGTGCATCTATAAGAGCTGCTACTTCTTTATCCATACCACGTTTTACTTCGATAGGATTTGCACCAGCAGTTACGTTTCTAAGACCCTCTTTAAATATCGCATGAGCTAGCACAGTCGCTGTTGTAGTGCCGTCGCCTGCTTGGTCGTTTGTTTTGCTTGCTACTTCTCTAACTAGGCTTGCACCCATGTTTT
The DNA window shown above is from Campylobacter concisus and carries:
- the groL gene encoding chaperonin GroEL (60 kDa chaperone family; promotes refolding of misfolded polypeptides especially under stressful conditions; forms two stacked rings of heptamers to form a barrel-shaped 14mer; ends can be capped by GroES; misfolded proteins enter the barrel where they are refolded when GroES binds), which codes for MAKEIFYSDDARNRLYEGVKKLNDAVKVTMGPRGRNVLIQKSFGAPNITKDGVSVAKEVELKDTIENMGASLVREVASKTNDQAGDGTTTATVLAHAIFKEGLRNVTAGANPIEVKRGMDKEVAALIDALKNISKKVSGSKEIAQIATISANSDESIGKLIADAMEKVGKDGVITVEEAKSIQDELSVVEGMQFDRGYLSPYFITNPEKMQVELSNPFILLFDKKITNLKDLLPVLEQVQKSGKPLLIIAEDIEGEALATLVVNKLRGVLNISAVKAPGFGDRRKAMLEDIAILTGGEVISEELGRTLESATINDLGQASSVVIDKDNTTIVNGAGEKSAIDARITQIKAQIAETTSDYDKEKLQERLAKLSGGVAVIKVGAATETEMKEKKDRVDDALSATRAAVEEGIVVGGGSALILASKSVNLNLQGDEAIGAEIVRRALRAPLRQIAENAGFDAGVVANAVETSKDANFGFNAATGEYVNMFEAGIIDPVKVERVALQNAVSVASLLLTTEATISEIKEEKAMPAMPDMGGMGGMGGMM